CGAGCTCTTGTATGTCCCATCAGTGGTGGAACAACCTGAAAGTGCGGTGCAGACTCGGATATCGTCTTCCTGCTGTGTGCAGTGCTGTGGAAGCTGCACAGTTAACATTGCATGCAGCATTGCGAGCGGGCAACGTGAGACAACTGCTACTTTCACAGCAGCAACTGAACTGTGCAGGGAAGGAGAGGAATTAAAGGGACACCTCGTGAACATCAGGAGATGTGGATTGGTAGGAAAATGGGATGAGATATTGGATGCTtccattcttgatttttttttcaaccatgTTATGGGACCAGACTTTAGTAACAAGCACCTTAAATTACCATCTGCCTCATCAATTTAGGATATGGTCCCACTTTGTGGATCCTGCATCTGGAGGAATACCACCTTGTCCTATAAGGCAGAGTGCTTTGCCATGATGTGGTTAACAGGTGATAAACTACCAATATATAGATATACGTGTTTACGGGTGTGAGTCTTTCAGCTGTACTGCATGTGTCAAAGTGCAAAGGAGCAGATGCATTGGTTATGAGTCGTGATTGCGAGAAATTCTTTCCAGCTGAGAGTCATAAGGTTGGGGTTGAATGTGGGTGCCAGAGGCTAATGGTACAAATGGTAGGATAAGGGCAGCATAGATCAGCAACTCCACTGAACTTCTCACTGTATTTTGTCCTGGATTTCCCATCCTTCTGACAATATTTCTGGAGGGTCTCCTGAACCTTAAAGATACAGGACATTTCTCCTTCCCATCAGCTTTAATGAGGCTTATAAGgcatccaaaaaaaaacccatggaGTCACATACTCCTGTTTTAAATTGTGCTTCTCAGTTTACCAAGATAGTCCTAACTGGCATCACTGCCAGAACCTGTTCAGGTCACAATGCACATTCTTTTTCAATCTCACATAGAATTAAACAGGGCTATAAAGCCTTTACTGAGACTAGCTGTACATAATGGAGGACTCCTCTTGAAGTGAGCAGTGGGTGCTGGCTGGACTCGTTCATCGAGATTACTGGGTTGTACCAAAGAAGGTTATCAATTGGTAAAAATGCATCTTGAAATCTCCATGCACATTTCCAGGAGGGACTGAATATTGTCCACCTCGGTTATCCATACAGTTTGCAGATTGCACCATTTTTCAGTTTGCTGAAAATTAGCACAGCTTTACCTCGCAATCTCAACATGCTCTTTTTGAAATTTCATCTCTGCTCTCAAATAATCAAGGTATTAACTTAttcaaaataaataggttaatcCTCCTATCAAAAGAGCATTGAAACAAATTAGGTAGAAATAGTtgaagccagtggttctcaacctttttctttccactcacatcccacttgaagtaatccctatgccatcagtgctctctgataagtaagggattgcttcaagtgggatttgggtgggaagaaaaagtttgaaaaccactgtttaattgtacctcattgactcgttatgtgcatggtttcataactccaaaggaaatgggtcaatgacaattttttctccagcaaaatatttcagtaacaattgagtctcaacctttccttgccacccacatcccacttgaaccaatcccttactaatcacagagcatcgatggcatagggattgcttcaggtgggatgtgagtggaaaaataaaggttgagaaccactggttttgcCAACTATACATTAGAATGATTCCTATGCACCCCTTATTAAATGATTACATAGAGGCAGTAGTATGTGCTGAGATCAAAGTATGCCAGGAAAGAGAGTGGTAAGCCAATGCAAAAATTAGGCACGCACCTTTAGCATAGGGAACTGGCAAGCACCTGCACAATAATAGGCATCAAAAGACTTGGGGGAGATTATCCACTCACTCCATCCAATATCTGCAAAATCCACTTTCAGATAGCGGCGGGCACAATTTCTGGGCTCATTCCATTGTCTCCGTCTTGCTTTCCTCAGCGTTTGCTTATCGAACTGTAGAGTTTGCGATTTCTGTCtgttccccttcctctgctttccCTTCCTCTGCTGGTCTGTTGGCCGGGAATGCAGCTTTTTATAAGGCTTCCTTGTCTCCCATGCATCAGCTTCATTGTACCGATACTCTTCTCCAGGTAATTCATTGTTATGCAAAGGCATGAGTAAGTTAGTGGACCGTTTTCTCCTTTTCTCGAATGTTCTGTTTGTAGCACTGATCCCCAAATGCTgaattttggtaacaattgatGCCCGATGTTGCTGAAGAGCATTTGCCAAACTGTCCAGTTCTGAAATTGCAGAATAATTGGCAAACACCAATATATAGGGTGGAAGCTTTGAAAGAAATTGCTTCCATAAGGTTGGACCAGGTGACATGATCTCGATTCCAATCAACAGGTTATCATTTGACTTGGCCCTGTTAACAACGCGTGTAATGTCTTTCCACTGCCAAGAGAGAAAGTCTCGATATAAAGTGGATGTGCTTATAACGTAATGGCCCAAAATTCTGGAATTATTGTTGATAATGccaaaaacccaaatggaaaGATTAATGTTGACTTGTTTTCTGTGAAAGCGATAATTGCATCCATGTAGGTAAGGGCACATCCTGGTATTGTTTACCAAGCCATCTATGTCATAATGTAAAGTGGCAGACAAAATGTCTTCTGATTTTGCGAGAGAGGTCAGATTAAATATCTGCAGCTGTTTACCACCAATCCACCCTATAATTGCAACAGAACAAGAAAATATCAAATTTCTGGTAATGTTGAAACATGCACATTATGTTATTACTTTTCATTAACATTATTCAAACAATTTTAACGGCCCTCTTCATATTAGAATCCTTTTAAGATACAACGTTCTGAGCTGCTGTTTCACTTTTGGATATTAAATAAACGTAATTCTACATCAACATATGGGTTGATAAAATAATATGTTCCTAATGTTCTATTGATCTGCCCGATGTCATTGAAAATATAAATGTAATGAAGTTCTATATTTCAGTATATGTCAATTTTTCTGATCGTGACAGAATTTGATATTGAGAGCTGCTCAGTACATAATGATAATAACGATTCCAAACATGGCATTATAAATCAGTGGCACCATTGATTTTTTTCATCTGTATCTGCATGGCTCTTGAGCGAATGTCTTTACTTGCAGAAGCCTTTTTATCACGTACTCAGATTATTGAAGGTTGAAGCCTTACTTCTGAATATAGACAGCTGTTCATAACACTGTATAATAGCAGTGGACCTAATGGACCTCAAATACATGTGATTGCCCTTGTAACCTATGGCTGGAATACAGTTGTCTTTCTCACGAAGATCCAAACGTAAATCCAAGAAGGTTAAAGCCTGGGATAGATGGGGAAATGGAAGCAATTGATCGGGATAGTATGGATTTAGGAGGTGCCCTCCCGATCTTCCTAGGTTCCCAGGAACTTATTTCAGAAGGGGGGTACAGttgatgtagcggttagtgcaatgcctttgcagcgccTGCAATCTGGACcagaggttcgaatcccacactgtctgtaaggggtttgtacgtatTCCCCGTacatgtgtgggttttccctgggggttcaggtttcctcccaccattcgaaacgtaccggatattgtaggttaaatggatataaattgggcggcacggactcatgggcctatTAGGAACATAGGacgtaggaacaggagtaggccaaaaatggtccatcgtgcctgctccgccattcaataagatcatgggtgatctaatttatgacctaactccacctacctgccttctccccatatcccctaattcctctatcatgtaaaaatttatctaaccgaattttaaatatgtctaatgaagcagcctcaaccacttccctggttagagaattccaaacattcactattctctgggaaaaactatttttcctcatctcttcctaaatctactcccccaaatcttgagactgtgtcctctcgttttagtttccctgccagctcaaaaaaccttcctacatttatcctatccatacccttcataatcctatatgtttctacaagatctcctctcattcttctgaattcgagtgaatacaatcgtagacgatttaatctttcatcatgtcaaccccttcatcccagggatcaacctagtaaacctcctctgggccatctccaaagccagtatatccttcctcaaatatggaaaccagaactggacacagtactccaggtgcagtctcaccagtaccttatacagttgcaacattacctccctactcctgaattcaattgctctagcgatgaaggccaacattccatttgccttcttaataacctgctgcacctgcaacctaactttttgcgattcatgcacaagcactcccaagtccctctgcacaacagcatgctgtagtttttcaccctttaaataatattcagctcttttatttttcttgccaaagtggataacctcacacttactaacattgtactccatctgccagacctttgcccactcatccagcttaactatatccctctgcagactctccacatcctcattacaatttgctcttccactcaatttggtgtcatcttcaaactaGGCTGCACCACATTttttcccctcctccaagtcatcaatgttaatgatgaacagttgtgggtctagcaccgacccctgcggcacccctcttaccactctctgccaacctgaaaaactcccacttatcccgactctctgcctcctgtcagacaaccaattttcaatccatgccaatatacttccccggactccactttcctgtaacttactgataagtctcttgtgcggcaccttatcaaacgctttctggaaatccaaatatacaacatcaacctgttcccctctatccactgcacccattata
This genomic window from Narcine bancroftii isolate sNarBan1 chromosome 3, sNarBan1.hap1, whole genome shotgun sequence contains:
- the bmp3 gene encoding bone morphogenetic protein 3 isoform X3 is translated as MGRFQALVLVLCVGWSCFAAAVSDLLKDHLRGLQGIPGLGERSTASWEKSPTIPKASDLPQDTMSEHMMMIYDKYNKAGHQFKESNTVRSFKANLGWIGGKQLQIFNLTSLAKSEDILSATLHYDIDGLVNNTRMCPYLHGCNYRFHRKQVNINLSIWVFGIINNNSRILGHYVISTSTLYRDFLSWQWKDITRVVNRAKSNDNLLIGIEIMSPGPTLWKQFLSKLPPYILVFANYSAISELDSLANALQQHRASIVTKIQHLGISATNRTFEKRRKRSTNLLMPLHNNELPGEEYRYNEADAWETRKPYKKLHSRPTDQQRKGKQRKGNRQKSQTLQFDKQTLRKARRRQWNEPRNCARRYLKVDFADIGWNKKNQFFEVTRWLQDVFWSLLNTGQVNLQQIREH
- the bmp3 gene encoding bone morphogenetic protein 3 isoform X2, producing MGRFQALVLVLCVGWSCFAAAVSDLLKDHLRGLQGIPGLGERSTASWEKSPTIPKASDLPQDTMSEHMMMIYDKYNKAGHQFKESNTVRSFKANLGWIGGKQLQIFNLTSLAKSEDILSATLHYDIDGLVNNTRMCPYLHGCNYRFHRKQVNINLSIWVFGIINNNSRILGHYVISTSTLYRDFLSWQWKDITRVVNRAKSNDNLLIGIEIMSPGPTLWKQFLSKLPPYILVFANYSAISELDSLANALQQHRASIVTKIQHLGISATNRTFEKRRKRSTNLLMPLHNNELPGEEYRYNEADAWETRKPYKKLHSRPTDQQRKGKQRKGNRQKSQTLQFDKQTLRKARRRQWNEPRNCARRYLKVDFADIGWIIETFQPCYNPEYSESSGRDSRHTRTMLRTREDVIIKHPVC
- the bmp3 gene encoding bone morphogenetic protein 3 isoform X4 produces the protein MGRFQALVLVLCVGWSCFAAAVSDLLKDHLRGLQGIPGLGERSTASWEKSPTIPKASDLPQDTMSEHMMMIYDKYNKAGHQFKESNTVRSFKANLGWIGGKQLQIFNLTSLAKSEDILSATLHYDIDGLVNNTRMCPYLHGCNYRFHRKQVNINLSIWVFGIINNNSRILGHYVISTSTLYRDFLSWQWKDITRVVNRAKSNDNLLIGIEIMSPGPTLWKQFLSKLPPYILVFANYSAISELDSLANALQQHRASIVTKIQHLGISATNRTFEKRRKRSTNLLMPLHNNELPGEEYRYNEADAWETRKPYKKLHSRPTDQQRKGKQRKGNRQKSQTLQFDKQTLRKARRRQWNEPRNCARRYLKVDFADIGWSEWIISPKSFDAYYCAGACQFPMLKTRKISSLR
- the bmp3 gene encoding bone morphogenetic protein 3 isoform X1 — protein: MGRFQALVLVLCVGWSCFAAAVSDLLKDHLRGLQGIPGLGERSTASWEKSPTIPKASDLPQDTMSEHMMMIYDKYNKAGHQFKESNTVRSFKANLGWIGGKQLQIFNLTSLAKSEDILSATLHYDIDGLVNNTRMCPYLHGCNYRFHRKQVNINLSIWVFGIINNNSRILGHYVISTSTLYRDFLSWQWKDITRVVNRAKSNDNLLIGIEIMSPGPTLWKQFLSKLPPYILVFANYSAISELDSLANALQQHRASIVTKIQHLGISATNRTFEKRRKRSTNLLMPLHNNELPGEEYRYNEADAWETRKPYKKLHSRPTDQQRKGKQRKGNRQKSQTLQFDKQTLRKARRRQWNEPRNCARRYLKVDFADIGWSEWIISPKSFDAYYCAGACQFPMLKSLKPSNHATIQSIVRAVGVIPGIPEPCCVPEKMSSLSILFVDENKNIVLKVYPNMTVESCACR